In Microbulbifer elongatus, the DNA window CTGACTGATATCCATGACCCGATCCACTTCCTCGGGCACGAAGATCTTCGGCAGGTAAGCCTGGGGCCAGCGTCGGATTCCGGGAATGGACGAGCCTTCGGTGGGCTGCAGGCCAATAATCTGAACATCGGGGTTCTGCTGCTTCAGGTAGCGACCACACCCCATAATCGTTCCTGTGGTGCCCATGGAAGACACAAAGTGCGTGATCTGACCGCCGGTCTGACGCCAGATCTCCGGGCCCGTGCTGTCGATATGTGCGCTGGGATTGTCCCGGTTGGAGAACTGGTCCAGCACCAGCCCCCGGCCTTCCGCCTGCATTTGTAGTGCCAGGTCCCGCGCCCCTTCCATACCCTGTTCGGCGGTCACCAGGATCAACTCGGCGCCGTAGGCGGTCATCGCCGCCTTGCGTTCTTCGGTGGCACTCTCGGGCATAATCAGGATCAGGCGATAGCCCTTGATGGCCGCCGCCATGGCCAGTGCAATACCGGTGTTACCACTGGTTGCCTCGATCAGGGTGTCTCCCGGCGTAATCTGCCCGCGGGCTTCTGCGCGACTGATCATCGACAACGCGGGCCGGTCCTTCACCGACCCCGCAGGATTATTGCCCTCCAGCTTGAGCAGCAACGTATTACTGGTGTCTCCTTGCAGTCGCTGCAAGCGCACCAGTGGCGTATTGCCAACGCAGTCGGCAATCGTCGGATATTCCATAGTCAACTTCAGGTCCATCGCTTGGTACATAGAACGCGTCAATGGGCGTTTCAAGGGGCGGCCCATGGGATAGGCGGGCGCACATTCTACCTGCCCGCGGGCCTGGCTGCGAATCCGGACCCGAATACCTGGCCACTGACAAGGTTAAATGGGGCTGGTTTCTGCTGTCAGCGCAGGTAGAATCGGACAAAAATAACACAATCGATACAGGCGCGATCAGGCAACATGGTTCACCCCACCTCCTCAGATCCGACATCCACGTCGCAAAGCCGGCGCCGCAAAAGCAAGCGCAGACTGTCGCTGCGGGCGCTACTGTTCCGCTATGCCATGACCCCCGCGCTGATCCTGGCTGTACTGCTCTGCCTGCTGTTCACCCTGCAGCAAATGAGCGACCGGCGTGACCTGTTGTTGAGTCACTGTCGCGCAAGCGCCGAGCAGCTGGTGGAACTGATTCATCTGAGCGATGGCTACGCCTTCGAAGAGCGGATCCAGTGGCTGGACAAGAGCCTGATGGCACTGATGCTGGAGCGGGACATGATCCGCTCGGTACAGCTGTACCGGGCAGACCGGAACAGCGAGGGTGTCGAGGAGTTCAAGCTGATTTCCAGCGTAGGGCCGCGCCCGCGTACCACGTTTACTGCTGACGAACTGCGCGGCAAATCCGCGCATGTGCACGAGGACCTGAAAAGCCTGCAGGTACTGCAGCCCCTGATCGGCGAAGATGCCAACTGCTGGCTGAGCATTGAGCTGCACCGCCCCTACTTCCTGGTCGGCACCTATCAAGTGGCTCTGGTGGGGTTGGTGGGGCTGATCAT includes these proteins:
- the cysM gene encoding cysteine synthase CysM, which translates into the protein MEYPTIADCVGNTPLVRLQRLQGDTSNTLLLKLEGNNPAGSVKDRPALSMISRAEARGQITPGDTLIEATSGNTGIALAMAAAIKGYRLILIMPESATEERKAAMTAYGAELILVTAEQGMEGARDLALQMQAEGRGLVLDQFSNRDNPSAHIDSTGPEIWRQTGGQITHFVSSMGTTGTIMGCGRYLKQQNPDVQIIGLQPTEGSSIPGIRRWPQAYLPKIFVPEEVDRVMDISQAEAEAMTRRLAREEGIFCGVSSGGAVAGALKISAAVENATIVAIICDRGDRYLSSGLFDAQRDA